A single genomic interval of Lewinellaceae bacterium harbors:
- a CDS encoding lytic transglycosylase domain-containing protein, giving the protein MNKALHYYTLAMAAFLTIAIFASYSGKLGEEPEKSEVDNNNIPQVIKAVDLSKPFDFAGESLPMDNFDVAERLDRELLVNTYWHSNTILNIKNAYKYFPVIERILKKNGIPEDFKYLAVAESSLRNEVSPAGARGIWQFMNGTAEQYGLETNREVDERYHLEKSTQAACELLKDYYRRLNSWTLTAAAYNAGLSRISREMEEQRAETYFDLNLNAETSRYVFRLVAIKEILSRPQDFGFYLDTDERYPPLEDYRVVEVDTAIDNLGDFAREQGTSYRMLKVYNPWLMDSKLPNRSGKTYEIKIPQ; this is encoded by the coding sequence ATGAACAAAGCATTGCATTACTACACGCTGGCCATGGCCGCGTTCCTGACGATTGCGATATTTGCTTCTTACTCCGGAAAACTGGGGGAAGAACCTGAAAAAAGCGAGGTAGATAACAACAACATCCCCCAGGTCATCAAGGCCGTAGACCTGAGCAAGCCGTTTGATTTTGCCGGCGAATCACTGCCCATGGACAACTTCGACGTGGCCGAACGGCTGGACCGCGAACTGCTGGTCAATACCTACTGGCATTCCAACACCATCCTCAACATTAAAAATGCATACAAATATTTCCCGGTTATAGAGCGCATCCTGAAGAAAAACGGGATTCCGGAAGACTTCAAATACCTGGCCGTGGCCGAGAGCAGCCTGCGCAACGAAGTCTCCCCGGCCGGCGCCCGCGGCATCTGGCAGTTCATGAACGGCACCGCCGAACAGTACGGCCTGGAAACCAACCGCGAAGTGGACGAACGCTACCACCTGGAAAAATCTACCCAGGCGGCCTGCGAATTGCTCAAGGATTATTACCGCCGCCTGAACAGCTGGACCCTCACCGCCGCCGCCTACAACGCCGGCCTGTCCCGCATCAGCCGCGAGATGGAGGAGCAACGCGCTGAAACCTATTTCGACCTCAACCTCAACGCGGAAACTTCCCGCTATGTGTTCCGCCTGGTGGCTATCAAGGAAATCCTCAGCCGCCCGCAGGACTTTGGCTTCTACCTCGATACCGACGAGCGCTACCCGCCCCTCGAAGACTACCGGGTCGTAGAGGTGGATACGGCTATCGATAACCTGGGCGATTTTGCACGGGAGCAGGGTACTTCCTACCGCATGCTCAAAGTGTACAACCCCTGGCTGATGGACAGCAAGTTGCCCAACCGCAGTGGGAAGACGTATGAGATTAAAATCCCACAATAA
- a CDS encoding phage integrase N-terminal SAM-like domain-containing protein, with the protein MKPLRAKMLRYMERRGYSPSTIRAYTMWVLQIALHYDKSPDLLTEEEIGAYFDHLRRSRQLSQSSLAGCYSGIKLLWEKVLGRSWSTNKLPRSKRAKTPPPLS; encoded by the coding sequence ATGAAACCATTAAGAGCGAAGATGTTGCGCTACATGGAGCGCAGAGGCTACAGCCCATCGACAATCAGGGCTTACACGATGTGGGTATTGCAAATAGCCTTGCATTACGACAAGAGCCCGGATTTGTTAACCGAAGAAGAAATTGGAGCCTACTTTGACCACCTGAGGCGAAGCCGGCAGTTAAGCCAAAGCAGCCTGGCGGGCTGTTACAGCGGCATCAAGCTGCTGTGGGAGAAGGTGTTGGGGCGAAGCTGGAGCACCAATAAGCTTCCCCGAAGCAAACGAGCCAAGACGCCACCACCATTAAGTTAA
- a CDS encoding tyrosine-type recombinase/integrase, translating to MLNLMVVAKTLPEVLSEEEVRQLICQTKNLKHRAFLKVLYTTGVRVGELVKLKPGDIDSKRMVVRVEMGKGKKSRYTVLSMPLLKELRAYWLEYRPRVYLFEGQVPGRHISIRTVQTVFKQACKRIGLQRKASVHVLRHSFATHLLENGVDTLTVKALLGHSDVSTTARYVHVQNSRMKGLPDLLARW from the coding sequence TTGCTTAACTTAATGGTGGTGGCCAAGACGCTACCGGAAGTATTGTCGGAAGAAGAAGTGCGCCAGCTTATTTGCCAGACAAAGAACCTCAAGCACCGGGCGTTCCTCAAAGTATTGTATACTACGGGTGTCCGGGTAGGGGAGCTGGTGAAGCTCAAGCCCGGAGACATTGATTCCAAGCGGATGGTTGTGCGGGTAGAGATGGGCAAAGGAAAAAAGAGCCGATACACGGTTTTGTCAATGCCCTTGCTGAAGGAATTACGGGCCTATTGGCTGGAATACCGGCCGCGGGTTTATTTGTTTGAAGGGCAGGTGCCGGGGCGGCATATCAGCATCCGCACGGTACAAACCGTGTTCAAGCAGGCATGCAAGCGCATTGGCCTTCAACGGAAAGCGAGCGTGCACGTGCTGCGGCATAGCTTTGCTACACACCTATTGGAAAACGGGGTAGACACCTTGACGGTGAAGGCCTTGTTAGGCCATTCCGACGTGTCCACAACTGCGCGCTACGTGCATGTTCAAAACAGCCGGATGAAAGGCCTGCCGGATTTGCTGGCCCGTTGGTAA
- a CDS encoding IS4 family transposase, translating into MNTSLRAYLDAIRQFPQLARQNPQQYFSRPGKDFTRTRILHLERVVWLNISLLKSTLCVELDRFFDWLDTGEFSPTKSALVQARQKLLPKFFKDMFMFGVRLFYECFKTKRWKGMRLWAADGTGFRLPDEPWLGEEFGWHGNQHKRVPSTCLLAHYDLLNQLVTAVQFHNQQVNETVVARQAIAEIPEDVCVVYDMGHASHTIPFLHQHYGSHCIVRMPVGFSNTVKAFVASGKKEQTVTEKLSYKSRVALNELGICVNAQTTITYRLIRVMLSTGEVEVLLTTLLDARRFKHGYFSEIYCKRWGIETCFHVIKSFLELANFSAYTVNNCWQDVYSHFINYNIQTALFTAKEREIKKVNKQRQHDYKPNRNVTAGLLKRFLVKLMLRPAKERKHWMEDFNRQILQTMEPIRPEKNKERQRRSKRGAERHAHESNYRHAL; encoded by the coding sequence ATGAACACCTCCCTCCGTGCTTACCTTGATGCCATCAGGCAGTTTCCACAGTTGGCGAGACAAAATCCCCAACAATACTTTTCCAGGCCTGGCAAGGACTTTACCCGGACCCGTATCCTGCACCTCGAACGGGTTGTTTGGCTCAACATTTCGCTGCTCAAAAGTACGCTTTGTGTCGAATTGGACCGCTTTTTTGACTGGCTTGATACCGGAGAATTCTCTCCGACGAAAAGCGCCCTTGTCCAAGCCCGCCAAAAGCTCTTGCCTAAGTTCTTCAAAGACATGTTTATGTTTGGCGTACGCCTGTTCTATGAATGTTTCAAAACCAAGCGGTGGAAAGGCATGCGCCTTTGGGCTGCCGACGGTACCGGTTTCCGGCTCCCCGACGAGCCGTGGCTTGGCGAAGAGTTTGGCTGGCACGGCAACCAACATAAAAGGGTACCTTCCACTTGCCTGCTAGCGCATTATGATTTGCTCAACCAACTCGTCACTGCTGTGCAGTTCCACAACCAGCAAGTGAACGAGACAGTGGTTGCTCGACAGGCCATTGCCGAAATCCCGGAGGATGTTTGCGTTGTCTACGACATGGGCCATGCTTCTCACACTATTCCTTTTCTTCATCAGCACTACGGTTCCCATTGTATCGTCCGGATGCCCGTTGGCTTCAGCAATACTGTCAAGGCATTCGTTGCCAGCGGCAAAAAAGAGCAAACCGTCACCGAAAAGCTATCATACAAGTCCCGGGTGGCACTCAATGAACTGGGCATCTGCGTCAACGCTCAAACCACTATCACATACCGCCTCATCCGGGTGATGCTGTCTACTGGCGAGGTTGAAGTGTTGCTCACCACTCTGCTTGATGCCAGGCGCTTCAAACACGGTTATTTCTCAGAAATATACTGCAAGCGCTGGGGCATCGAGACCTGCTTCCACGTCATCAAATCCTTTCTGGAATTGGCCAACTTCTCGGCCTATACCGTCAATAATTGCTGGCAGGATGTTTATTCACACTTTATCAATTACAATATCCAAACAGCCCTTTTCACGGCAAAGGAGCGTGAAATCAAAAAAGTAAACAAACAGCGGCAACACGATTACAAGCCCAACCGGAACGTTACAGCCGGCCTGCTCAAGCGCTTCCTTGTGAAACTCATGCTACGCCCGGCAAAAGAACGCAAGCATTGGATGGAGGACTTCAACCGCCAAATCCTTCAAACTATGGAGCCCATCAGGCCCGAAAAAAACAAGGAGCGGCAGCGGCGTTCAAAGCGCGGCGCCGAGCGGCACGCCCATGAATCAAATTACCGCCACGCATTGTAG